CTCTTATTGCGTATAACTTTTGTTCCCCATTGTGGAGGAAGGAAATTCAGGATTTGGAATAATAAATACTAATGGTTCTCGTTTAGGTTTTCTTTATGCACCTAATGTAACTTCACCCCCAACAAAAAATAGACAAAATACATTCTGTTGTGTGTTTAGTGGATGGGATTATGCCATAGGGGAGGATAAAGTAGAATTAAAATTAGGAGAAACGTATTTATTAGGTGCATACAGAGAATCCAAAGGAAACTCTCTTCAATTCATTGAGGGTTTCATAAAAAACAGTAAAAGATAATCTAGTCTTGTTTTTAAGTTCTCTTTATCTCATTAAAATGAAAAAGACCACCATATGGCAGTCTTTCGTATTTCAGTGTTTTACCATTCACCCAAAGTTCCATACTGTGTCCTCGATTGAGACCCAACATTCCTTGTCCATATTTATTTCTTTATGAACTCTGATTCCAAACGATTGTTTACGTTTTTATAAAAGTCCGGTAATTCTTGTAGTGCATTCCGAAAAGTTAATAGGATCTTATCGATTCCGATCGCTTGAAGTTCCTGGATTTTGATCGCAACCGATTCGTAACTGCCGATTAGCCCCGTCCTGAATCCCTCATTATTGGCTACAAAATCACTAATTGAAGTCGCATTTTTCCACATTCCTTTTGTATCTTTACGGTTTTTAAACTGTGCTATTGCCGTATCGTCTGCGCGTTCGATAATATACTGATATTCGCTTTTTGCCTCCTCTTCCGTTTTTCTGGCAATGACAAAAGCATTAACGGCAAATTTCACTTCACGACCATGCTTTCGTGCTATAGCCTTCACATATTCCATTTGTTCTTGCAACTCTATTATGGAAGCCCCATTCATAAAGTAATAGTCGGATAATTCCCCCGCCATCTCTTGGGAATCCTGTGAATTCCCGCCTTGATAGATTGGTGGATATGGTTTTTGAATAGGTTTCGGTGCCAATATAGCATTATTGATTTGATAATAGTCTCCTTGATAAGAAAAATGATCGGTCGTCCACAATCCCTTTAAAACCTCCAGGTATTCCCTTGAACGTTTATATCGCTCTTCGTGCTTAATCCATTCTATCCCAAACATTTCTTGTTCTTCTTTAAACCAGCCGCTGACCAAATTAATGTGAAATCTCCCTTTTGAGATAATATCGATGCTCGAACCTACTTTAGCGAGGGTTGCAGGATGAATGAAACCCGGTAAAACCGCAGCAATGAAATGAACGTTTTCGGTATCCCCTGCCAAAGCAGTAATAACCGATAAAGGATCCAGTTGCCCTCTATCCGCCGAGCTACCTCCAATACTGCCAACATAGCGAATTGCATAAAGGATGGAGTCTACTTGTAGCTGGTCTGCCATTTTTGCGAGTTTACGATTGTATTCCATACTTCCATCCGTA
The DNA window shown above is from Peribacillus sp. FSL P2-0133 and carries:
- a CDS encoding LLM class flavin-dependent oxidoreductase, coding for MKFSIWGANLSGGFLRANVEQNTDGSMEYNRKLAKMADQLQVDSILYAIRYVGSIGGSSADRGQLDPLSVITALAGDTENVHFIAAVLPGFIHPATLAKVGSSIDIISKGRFHINLVSGWFKEEQEMFGIEWIKHEERYKRSREYLEVLKGLWTTDHFSYQGDYYQINNAILAPKPIQKPYPPIYQGGNSQDSQEMAGELSDYYFMNGASIIELQEQMEYVKAIARKHGREVKFAVNAFVIARKTEEEAKSEYQYIIERADDTAIAQFKNRKDTKGMWKNATSISDFVANNEGFRTGLIGSYESVAIKIQELQAIGIDKILLTFRNALQELPDFYKNVNNRLESEFIKK